The following proteins come from a genomic window of Leptospira bandrabouensis:
- a CDS encoding AbrB/MazE/SpoVT family DNA-binding domain-containing protein encodes MGKVTVSPKFQVVIPKEIREQIGVKAGMKLEMITFGNRMELIPIEPIKKLKGSLAGMDSKLNRDGDRI; translated from the coding sequence ATGGGAAAAGTGACAGTCTCACCAAAATTTCAAGTGGTCATTCCAAAAGAAATTCGTGAACAAATCGGTGTTAAAGCTGGTATGAAACTCGAAATGATAACTTTTGGAAATCGAATGGAGTTAATCCCTATTGAACCAATTAAAAAATTGAAAGGTTCTTTAGCCGGTATGGACAGTAAATTAAATCGTGATGGAGATCGAATTTGA
- a CDS encoding fumarate hydratase has protein sequence MPEFFYADPFPLKEDTTEYKLLTKDFVSTVPFGDKEILKVEPEGLTFLAEKAMEDVSFYLRTKHLEKVRKILDDPEATPNDRFVAMALLKNAVIAADKQLPSCQDTGTGIVMAKKGEYVITGGDDAEALSRGIYNTYVNRNLRYSQVVPLTMYDEVNSGSNLPAQIDIYSTPGDKYSFLFLAKGGGSANKTYLFQETKALLNPASLEKFITEKVSNLGTAACPPYHIAVVIGGTSAEANLKTVKLASAGYLDHLPTKGDKFGSAFRDIELEEKMLLAAQKSGIGAQFGGKYLAHDFKVIRLPRHGASCPVGLGVSCSADRNIKAKITKDGIYLEKLEYDPSKFLPTIDDVDSNTESVHINLNQPMPEILKVLTKYPVKTRVMLSGRLVVARDIAHAKLKEKLDKGEPLPEYFKNHPVYYAGPAKTPEGMPSGSFGPTTAGRMDSYVPLFQEKGYSMISLAKGNRSKVVTDSCKKNGGFYLGSIGGPAALLAKENIKKVEVLDFPELGMEAVWSIDVENFPAFIVVDDKGNDFFQMLN, from the coding sequence ATGCCAGAGTTTTTTTACGCCGATCCTTTCCCTTTAAAAGAAGACACCACAGAATACAAATTATTAACAAAAGATTTTGTAAGCACAGTCCCCTTTGGTGATAAAGAAATTCTAAAAGTGGAACCGGAAGGGCTTACCTTCCTTGCGGAAAAGGCAATGGAAGATGTATCTTTTTATTTAAGAACAAAACACCTAGAAAAAGTTCGTAAAATTTTGGACGACCCGGAGGCAACACCAAACGATCGTTTTGTGGCAATGGCTCTCCTTAAAAATGCTGTGATTGCCGCAGACAAACAACTCCCTTCCTGCCAAGATACAGGAACCGGGATAGTGATGGCAAAAAAAGGGGAATATGTAATTACCGGTGGCGATGACGCAGAAGCCCTTTCTCGTGGAATTTATAATACCTATGTAAACAGAAACTTACGTTATTCACAAGTGGTTCCTCTCACAATGTACGATGAGGTCAATTCTGGTTCCAACTTGCCCGCGCAGATTGATATTTATTCTACACCTGGCGATAAATACAGTTTTCTATTTTTGGCAAAAGGGGGTGGGTCTGCGAACAAAACGTATCTTTTCCAAGAAACAAAAGCACTTCTCAATCCGGCTTCTCTCGAAAAATTCATCACAGAAAAAGTATCCAACTTGGGTACAGCAGCCTGTCCTCCTTACCATATCGCAGTGGTGATTGGAGGAACGTCAGCAGAAGCCAATTTAAAGACCGTAAAACTGGCGTCAGCTGGGTATTTGGACCATTTGCCAACCAAAGGAGACAAATTTGGATCTGCCTTCCGCGATATAGAACTGGAAGAAAAAATGTTACTGGCGGCTCAAAAATCAGGAATTGGAGCTCAGTTTGGTGGAAAGTATTTGGCCCATGATTTTAAAGTCATTCGACTTCCTCGCCATGGCGCTTCTTGTCCAGTGGGACTTGGTGTGAGTTGTAGTGCCGATCGTAACATCAAAGCAAAAATTACAAAAGACGGAATTTATTTAGAAAAACTAGAATACGATCCATCTAAGTTTTTACCAACGATCGATGATGTGGATTCCAATACGGAATCCGTACATATCAATCTCAACCAACCAATGCCTGAAATTTTAAAAGTTCTAACTAAATATCCAGTTAAAACACGTGTTATGTTGTCGGGTCGATTGGTTGTAGCTCGTGACATCGCACATGCCAAGTTAAAGGAAAAATTGGATAAGGGCGAACCACTTCCTGAATATTTCAAAAACCATCCAGTGTATTATGCAGGTCCTGCCAAAACTCCAGAAGGGATGCCATCTGGTTCTTTTGGACCAACGACTGCGGGTCGTATGGATAGTTATGTGCCACTATTCCAAGAGAAAGGTTATTCGATGATTTCTCTTGCGAAAGGGAACCGGTCCAAAGTTGTCACTGATAGTTGCAAAAAAAATGGTGGGTTTTATCTCGGATCGATTGGTGGTCCAGCAGCTCTTCTTGCGAAAGAAAATATTAAAAAGGTAGAAGTGTTGGATTTCCCTGAGTTAGGTATGGAAGCGGTATGGTCGATTGACGTGGAAAATTTCCCTGCCTTCATCGTAGTAGATGATAAAGGAAATGATTTTTTCCAAATGTTGAATTAA
- a CDS encoding LA_2444/LA_4059 family outer membrane protein, whose amino-acid sequence MKQNLIYLFLVSVSSMIFAEGREMETSILEGKIKKSEWSLLLKRQTYHYLPYEYSSLTDKNESIVPTRSSSALKENGKVLIPFVFSYENLEKGFKVDLSYFEIEIVNANTLLYQQSAQGGNVSRFYLSPTAHSEFELNLYQTFLLNKDWKLYLGGGVRNINRYLYGNYLGQGTFKEYFFTYGPQVSAQSVYQLSQKLALHLTMDVFYTQGTRFFKQPNLMEDRFQYSLSTAGTEGIFRGYEWDGSLSYSFHPNMKFFVGYNMIVSKFSYLHYNEIQFSSNTANLGSQNPSVTDTWEWNLPKKSENFDRLRGIYLGMMVSF is encoded by the coding sequence ATGAAACAGAACCTAATTTATCTATTCCTTGTTTCTGTCTCTTCCATGATTTTTGCGGAGGGCCGGGAAATGGAAACCTCAATCCTCGAAGGAAAAATCAAAAAATCAGAATGGAGTTTGCTCTTAAAAAGACAGACCTACCACTACCTTCCTTACGAATACAGCTCTCTCACGGATAAAAATGAATCCATTGTCCCCACTCGTTCTAGTTCCGCTTTGAAAGAAAATGGAAAGGTTCTCATTCCCTTTGTCTTCAGTTATGAAAACTTAGAGAAAGGATTCAAAGTAGATCTTTCTTATTTTGAAATTGAAATCGTAAACGCAAATACTCTACTTTACCAACAGTCGGCCCAAGGTGGAAATGTATCCCGGTTTTATCTTTCTCCGACGGCTCATTCTGAGTTTGAACTGAACCTTTACCAAACATTTTTACTTAACAAAGATTGGAAATTATATCTGGGAGGTGGGGTTCGTAATATCAACAGGTATCTCTATGGGAACTATTTAGGCCAAGGAACCTTCAAAGAATATTTTTTTACGTATGGGCCGCAAGTCTCAGCCCAATCTGTCTACCAACTCTCCCAAAAATTAGCACTCCACCTAACAATGGATGTATTCTACACACAAGGCACTAGGTTTTTCAAACAACCTAACTTAATGGAGGACCGATTCCAATATTCCCTATCCACTGCTGGTACAGAAGGAATCTTTCGTGGTTATGAATGGGATGGATCGCTTTCCTATTCGTTTCATCCGAATATGAAATTTTTTGTGGGTTATAATATGATTGTTTCTAAGTTCTCCTATTTGCATTACAATGAAATTCAATTTAGCAGTAACACGGCAAATTTAGGATCACAGAATCCTTCCGTGACAGACACTTGGGAATGGAACCTCCCGAAAAAATCAGAAAACTTTGATCGTTTGCGTGGAATTTATTTGGGAATGATGGTTAGTTTTTAA
- a CDS encoding class I SAM-dependent DNA methyltransferase, with product METNVFDQLAKEYDTNERIELAKIIASAVQTECQESQSKTLFDYGCGTGLVGLTLTSLVDHVLFIDSSEPMLDIVREKIKRKNIQNAEVIHSNFLQNSKTKKADILLVSLVLLHIPDTKKILKFFYEILNPQGKIALVDFDKNEKINHPKVHNGFTDLEIKSLLSAVGFHNINKNTFYHGKNIFMKEDASLFLATGIK from the coding sequence ATGGAAACAAATGTTTTTGACCAACTTGCAAAAGAGTATGATACAAACGAAAGAATAGAATTAGCAAAAATCATTGCCAGTGCCGTGCAAACAGAATGCCAAGAGAGCCAATCAAAAACTTTATTTGATTATGGTTGTGGCACGGGTCTTGTCGGCCTTACCTTAACATCCTTAGTCGACCATGTGTTATTCATTGATTCCTCGGAACCCATGTTAGACATTGTCCGCGAAAAAATCAAAAGAAAGAACATACAGAATGCAGAGGTAATCCACTCCAACTTTCTGCAAAACTCGAAAACAAAAAAAGCAGATATTTTACTGGTTTCTTTGGTTCTTTTGCATATCCCCGATACAAAAAAGATTTTAAAGTTTTTTTATGAAATTCTAAATCCCCAAGGAAAGATCGCCCTTGTTGATTTTGATAAAAATGAAAAGATAAATCATCCCAAAGTGCATAACGGATTTACCGATTTAGAAATTAAGTCCTTACTCTCTGCAGTTGGGTTTCACAATATAAATAAAAATACGTTTTATCATGGGAAAAATATTTTTATGAAGGAAGATGCATCATTATTTTTGGCAACAGGGATTAAGTGA
- the loa22 gene encoding OmpA family outer membrane lipoprotein Loa22 — MMKKGFFLSLILLAGLSLSLTNCSSSEEKETPKETTSTTTDNTTGVSSRDLNGALLDEINVALKDYRYPDGVRRRGFSYKQADIQAEDFKTWAKDNVSYIKDALAKLPEGYALEVTGHADASGPEEAEGAKKGNGYYSQIRSDAVKDALVKQGIPADRIVTKAAGSSKPISGFDEKDAINRRVTFQVVSK; from the coding sequence CTGATGAAAAAAGGATTTTTTTTAAGCCTCATCCTCCTCGCAGGTCTTTCGCTTTCATTAACGAATTGTTCGTCTTCTGAAGAAAAAGAAACTCCAAAAGAAACAACGTCCACAACAACGGACAACACAACTGGAGTTTCTTCTAGAGATCTCAACGGAGCTCTTTTGGACGAAATCAACGTAGCACTTAAAGACTACCGTTACCCAGATGGTGTTCGTCGCAGAGGTTTTAGCTATAAACAAGCGGACATCCAAGCAGAAGATTTCAAAACTTGGGCAAAAGACAACGTTTCTTACATCAAAGACGCTCTTGCAAAACTTCCTGAAGGATATGCTTTAGAAGTAACTGGTCATGCGGATGCATCTGGTCCAGAAGAAGCAGAAGGTGCTAAAAAAGGAAACGGATACTATTCACAAATTCGTTCTGATGCAGTGAAAGACGCTCTTGTAAAACAAGGGATCCCTGCTGACAGAATCGTAACAAAAGCTGCTGGTTCTTCTAAGCCAATTTCTGGTTTTGATGAAAAAGACGCGATCAACCGTCGTGTGACTTTCCAAGTCGTTTCTAAATAA
- a CDS encoding RluA family pseudouridine synthase, with product MQIFVTVSEDYDQSRLDVFLKDNAGDDLSRSTVQKWIDSGFVTNKTKDQLAHKNGYKVTVGEEYVVDVIARPPSRLEPIPMDIPVLYDEDEFMVIHKKAGIACHSGPGDDQPSLVNGLLHQFKNLSATGGERRPGIVHRLDKPTEGVLIIAKTDRAHAALSKMFQDRLVDKTYYAWVLQAPVESEGTVNLPIGRHPVERVKMCVREDGRMAITHYKTEKIVQTQTGRKYSLMKLGLETGRTHQIRVHMAKIGCPVVGDTLYSRSAKDYAQYGLLLFAKRLEFPHPFIADKRILVELDFPERFKTFERKCPSY from the coding sequence ATGCAAATATTTGTAACCGTTTCCGAAGATTATGACCAAAGTCGCCTAGATGTCTTTCTAAAAGACAATGCTGGAGACGATCTCAGCCGTTCAACCGTTCAAAAGTGGATTGATTCTGGATTTGTGACAAACAAAACCAAAGATCAACTCGCCCATAAAAATGGATATAAAGTGACCGTTGGCGAAGAATATGTAGTGGATGTGATCGCAAGACCACCTTCAAGACTCGAACCCATCCCTATGGACATTCCTGTTCTTTATGATGAGGACGAATTTATGGTTATCCATAAGAAGGCGGGGATTGCTTGTCACAGTGGACCGGGAGACGACCAACCTTCCCTTGTGAATGGACTCCTCCACCAATTCAAAAACCTATCAGCCACAGGTGGTGAACGTCGTCCAGGGATTGTGCATAGGCTCGATAAACCTACAGAAGGGGTTCTCATCATTGCCAAAACCGATCGTGCCCATGCAGCCCTCTCCAAAATGTTCCAAGACAGACTCGTGGATAAAACGTACTACGCTTGGGTTTTGCAAGCTCCTGTGGAATCGGAAGGGACTGTCAATTTACCCATTGGCCGCCATCCCGTCGAACGAGTGAAAATGTGTGTACGGGAAGATGGACGAATGGCCATCACTCATTACAAAACAGAAAAAATTGTCCAAACACAAACCGGACGGAAATACAGTTTGATGAAACTAGGGCTGGAAACCGGTCGTACCCACCAAATCCGTGTTCATATGGCAAAGATTGGTTGCCCCGTCGTAGGTGATACATTGTATTCTCGTTCGGCAAAAGACTATGCACAATATGGACTTTTACTTTTTGCCAAACGATTGGAGTTTCCTCATCCTTTTATTGCCGACAAACGAATCTTAGTGGAACTTGATTTTCCAGAAAGGTTCAAAACCTTTGAACGGAAATGCCCCAGTTACTAG
- a CDS encoding type II toxin-antitoxin system VapC family toxin, whose product MNVVDSSGWLEYFGGTNRANLFSEAIEKTETLIVPSLSLFEIFNKVYKEKGEDLALKIVAHMQLGTVINLDSRISIYAAKISVEKSIPMADSIIYATAQLNKATLWTQDNDFRGLAGVKFFDK is encoded by the coding sequence TTGAATGTAGTTGATTCTTCCGGATGGTTAGAGTATTTCGGTGGCACGAATCGAGCGAATTTATTTTCTGAAGCCATTGAAAAAACGGAAACCTTAATTGTTCCAAGTTTGTCTTTATTTGAAATTTTCAATAAAGTTTATAAAGAAAAGGGTGAAGACCTTGCTCTTAAAATTGTAGCCCATATGCAACTCGGTACGGTGATCAATTTGGATTCGAGAATTTCTATTTATGCTGCAAAGATCAGTGTAGAAAAGTCAATTCCGATGGCAGATAGCATTATTTATGCAACAGCCCAATTAAATAAAGCAACACTTTGGACTCAAGACAATGATTTCAGGGGTCTAGCAGGGGTTAAGTTTTTCGATAAATAG
- the fumC gene encoding class II fumarate hydratase: MKTRIETDSMGEIAVEISRYWGAQTERSLHHFHIGNDRFPREMIRVFGILKKCAAITNHELGILSKEKTNLIVKAADEVIEGKLDDHFPLVVWQTGSGTQTNMNVNEVISNRAIEMAGGVLGSKTPIHPNDDVNKAQSSNDTFPTAMHIACAEQLVHKLTPALQTLHDTLEKKSKAFESIIKIGRTHLQDATPLTLGQEFSGYVQQLSYSIDRIKRVLPSVYRLALGGTAVGTGLNTHPKFAKEAAAAIAKETGLPFVSAENKFEALAAHDSLVEVSGVLKTIACSLMKIANDIRWLASGPRSGIGEISLPENEPGSSIMPGKVNPTQSEAMTMVAAQVIGNDVAVNVGGSSGNFELNVFKPLIIFNVLNSIRLLADVTLSFEEHCARGIEPNLETINQNLKRSLMLVTALNPHIGYDNAAKIAKLAHKENSTLKEAGIKLGILTAEEFDLWVKPEAMI; encoded by the coding sequence ATGAAAACAAGAATCGAAACTGACTCAATGGGTGAAATTGCGGTAGAAATCTCTCGTTATTGGGGTGCACAAACCGAACGTTCCCTCCACCACTTTCACATTGGCAATGATAGATTTCCTAGAGAAATGATTCGAGTTTTTGGAATTTTAAAAAAGTGCGCAGCTATCACAAACCATGAACTCGGAATTTTATCCAAAGAAAAAACAAATCTCATAGTAAAAGCGGCAGATGAAGTCATCGAAGGCAAATTGGATGACCACTTTCCTCTTGTGGTTTGGCAAACAGGTTCGGGCACACAAACCAATATGAATGTAAACGAAGTCATATCCAACCGTGCCATTGAAATGGCAGGAGGTGTCCTAGGTTCCAAAACTCCCATCCATCCCAATGATGATGTGAACAAAGCGCAAAGTTCAAACGATACCTTCCCTACAGCCATGCACATTGCCTGTGCCGAACAACTCGTTCACAAACTGACTCCCGCCTTACAAACACTTCACGATACTTTGGAGAAAAAATCAAAAGCATTTGAGAGTATCATTAAAATTGGAAGAACTCATTTGCAAGATGCCACTCCTCTTACCTTAGGACAGGAATTTTCTGGTTATGTGCAGCAGCTTTCTTATTCCATAGATAGAATCAAACGAGTGTTACCGTCTGTGTATCGATTGGCTCTCGGGGGAACAGCCGTAGGAACAGGACTCAACACCCATCCTAAATTTGCAAAGGAAGCTGCCGCTGCGATTGCCAAAGAAACAGGACTTCCTTTTGTCAGCGCAGAAAACAAATTTGAGGCACTTGCCGCCCACGATTCATTAGTCGAAGTCAGTGGAGTTTTAAAAACCATTGCTTGTTCTCTGATGAAGATCGCAAACGATATCAGGTGGTTGGCTTCGGGTCCACGTTCAGGAATCGGCGAAATTTCCCTTCCCGAAAATGAACCCGGCTCTTCCATTATGCCAGGAAAAGTGAATCCTACCCAATCCGAAGCTATGACGATGGTGGCCGCTCAAGTCATTGGGAATGATGTGGCAGTGAATGTAGGAGGATCTTCCGGTAATTTTGAACTGAACGTATTTAAACCTTTGATTATATTTAATGTTCTCAATTCCATACGACTACTAGCAGATGTTACTTTGTCATTTGAAGAACATTGTGCCAGGGGTATTGAACCAAACCTTGAAACGATAAATCAAAACTTAAAACGGTCACTGATGCTTGTGACAGCACTCAACCCACACATAGGGTATGACAATGCTGCCAAAATTGCCAAACTGGCTCATAAAGAAAATTCAACCTTAAAAGAAGCTGGGATCAAATTAGGAATTCTTACGGCCGAAGAATTTGATCTTTGGGTAAAACCAGAAGCGATGATTTGA
- a CDS encoding AAA family ATPase, translating into MEPKNLSNSEKNHTSSETAKTLLALRGIPGSGKSSLAKSISFTNGAPIYSIDSYFEDEAGEYHFDYQKNHLAYKDCEAKTKQALELGVPFVIVDNTFTLDWELEPYISLAKEFGYRLFVVTVENRHGGKNTHQIPEDQIEKMKGKYKLVL; encoded by the coding sequence ATGGAACCCAAAAATTTGTCGAACTCTGAAAAAAATCACACCTCAAGTGAGACAGCCAAAACACTACTTGCTTTAAGAGGAATTCCCGGTTCCGGAAAATCAAGTTTAGCAAAATCCATTTCCTTCACCAACGGAGCACCTATTTATTCTATTGATTCTTATTTTGAAGATGAAGCCGGTGAATATCATTTTGATTATCAAAAAAACCATTTAGCATATAAAGACTGCGAAGCCAAAACCAAACAAGCACTGGAACTCGGTGTCCCTTTTGTGATTGTGGACAATACATTTACTTTAGATTGGGAACTAGAACCTTACATTAGTTTGGCGAAAGAATTTGGATATAGACTTTTTGTTGTCACAGTCGAGAATCGACATGGCGGAAAGAATACACATCAGATTCCAGAAGATCAAATCGAGAAGATGAAAGGAAAATATAAGTTGGTATTGTAG
- a CDS encoding DUF3147 family protein → MIFMIIKYLVTAALVVIISEVAKRNDRVGSLIASLPLVTILTLFWLKFENAGTEKISNHAYYTFWFVIPTLPMFLLFPKLNATYGFWVAMLFSIVFTVVLFYLYQLVLGRFGIRLL, encoded by the coding sequence ATGATTTTTATGATAATCAAATACTTAGTCACTGCGGCACTTGTTGTCATCATTTCGGAAGTGGCAAAACGGAATGATCGAGTAGGAAGCCTCATCGCTTCTCTTCCATTGGTCACCATTCTAACATTGTTTTGGTTAAAATTTGAAAATGCTGGCACAGAAAAAATCTCGAACCATGCCTATTATACTTTTTGGTTTGTGATTCCCACTTTACCTATGTTTTTGTTATTTCCAAAACTAAATGCCACTTACGGGTTTTGGGTAGCCATGTTATTCAGTATCGTTTTTACGGTAGTTTTGTTTTATCTATATCAGTTGGTTCTAGGTCGATTCGGAATTCGTTTGTTATAA
- a CDS encoding RNA recognition motif domain-containing protein, translated as MSVNIYVGNLSYDMTEGKLSELFGAHGAVTSAKIITDQYSGRSKGFGFIEMKDGKEADNAIKDLNGKNVLNREMKVNIAKPKTNNWR; from the coding sequence ATGTCAGTAAACATTTACGTTGGCAACCTCTCTTACGATATGACTGAAGGTAAACTCAGTGAGCTTTTCGGAGCACACGGAGCAGTAACTTCTGCAAAAATCATCACTGACCAGTATTCTGGTCGTTCTAAAGGTTTCGGTTTCATCGAAATGAAAGATGGAAAAGAAGCTGATAACGCGATCAAAGATCTTAACGGAAAAAACGTTCTTAACCGTGAGATGAAAGTAAACATCGCAAAACCTAAAACTAACAACTGGAGATAA
- a CDS encoding fumarate reductase/succinate dehydrogenase flavoprotein subunit: MNEKEKKSFFWDSKIPDGPLEEKWNLFKRNSKLISPNNRKKFKIIVVGTGLSGSAAAATLAEQGYQVSSFCFHDSARRAHSIAAQGGVNAAKNYKNDGDSVTRMFRDTLKGGDFRSREANVYRLAECSLPFIDLAVSQGVPFNREYGGYLENRSFGGVQVSRTFYSKGQTGQQLLLGSYQTLMRQVHLSNVQLYTNTELLDYIIIDGQAKGIIVRNLLNGHLEKHAAHAIVVASGGFGKIYYLSTLALGCNATAVWRAHKKGALFANPSWTQIHPTSLPQSNGYQSKLTLMSESLRNDGRIWVPKSKDECRQPGEIPEEERDYYLERKYPSYGNLAPRDISSRAAKERIDLGFGVGPLKNAVYLDFKDAKKTLGEEVLRARYGNLFDMYQKITNVDPLSEPMLISPSAHFSMGGLWVDYELMTSVPGLYAIGEANFADHGANRLGANSLLQASVDGYFILPATLPNYLYDKVNSPLVSTDHPSFLESEEKIKNEIHFYTKANGQKLIDDYHKELGKILYDACGLKRSQADLESAIDTIQKLREDFLSGNIKVPKDVYSKNAELEKAGRMKDYLELAELMCLDALLREESCGAHFRMEHQTAEGEAKRDDKNFQFVSCFEWSGDVSNPIWHKERLEFESFLPKDRDYK; the protein is encoded by the coding sequence ATGAATGAAAAGGAAAAAAAATCATTCTTTTGGGACTCAAAAATCCCAGATGGTCCATTGGAAGAAAAATGGAATCTCTTTAAAAGGAATTCTAAATTAATTTCACCTAACAATAGAAAGAAATTCAAAATCATCGTTGTGGGTACTGGTCTTTCTGGGAGTGCAGCTGCAGCGACTCTCGCGGAACAAGGTTATCAAGTTTCATCTTTTTGTTTTCATGATTCCGCAAGGCGAGCCCATTCCATTGCTGCTCAAGGTGGAGTGAATGCGGCAAAAAATTATAAAAATGATGGGGATAGTGTTACCCGCATGTTTCGGGATACATTAAAAGGTGGTGACTTCCGTTCTCGTGAAGCAAATGTGTATCGATTAGCCGAGTGTTCCCTTCCTTTTATCGATCTTGCCGTTTCCCAAGGTGTTCCTTTTAACCGAGAGTATGGTGGTTATTTAGAGAATCGTTCGTTTGGTGGAGTGCAAGTCAGCCGAACTTTTTATTCCAAAGGGCAAACCGGGCAACAATTGTTACTTGGTTCCTACCAAACATTGATGCGTCAAGTGCACCTAAGCAATGTTCAATTATATACAAATACGGAACTTTTGGATTATATCATCATTGATGGCCAGGCAAAGGGTATTATCGTTCGCAATTTGTTAAATGGACATTTGGAAAAACATGCAGCACATGCGATTGTTGTTGCTTCTGGTGGATTTGGAAAAATTTATTATTTATCCACCCTAGCATTAGGATGTAATGCAACAGCAGTTTGGCGAGCTCATAAAAAAGGTGCCTTGTTTGCAAATCCAAGTTGGACCCAGATCCATCCTACCTCACTCCCACAATCAAACGGATACCAATCAAAACTAACCTTAATGTCAGAATCTTTACGAAATGATGGAAGAATTTGGGTTCCCAAATCAAAAGACGAATGTAGGCAACCAGGGGAGATTCCTGAGGAGGAAAGGGATTATTACTTAGAAAGAAAATATCCTTCTTATGGTAACTTAGCTCCTAGAGACATATCTTCTCGCGCGGCAAAAGAGAGAATCGATTTGGGTTTTGGTGTTGGTCCCTTAAAAAATGCAGTGTATTTGGATTTTAAAGACGCAAAAAAAACATTGGGAGAAGAAGTATTACGTGCTCGGTATGGAAATCTTTTTGATATGTATCAAAAAATAACAAATGTTGATCCTTTGAGCGAACCAATGTTAATCTCTCCTTCGGCACATTTTTCTATGGGCGGATTGTGGGTGGACTATGAATTGATGACGAGTGTTCCTGGACTATATGCAATAGGAGAAGCAAATTTTGCCGACCATGGTGCCAATCGATTGGGAGCCAATTCATTATTACAAGCATCGGTAGATGGTTACTTCATCCTTCCTGCCACACTTCCTAATTATCTTTATGATAAAGTAAACTCACCTCTCGTTTCCACGGATCATCCTAGTTTTTTAGAATCTGAAGAAAAGATTAAAAACGAAATTCATTTTTATACCAAAGCAAATGGACAAAAACTTATAGATGATTACCACAAAGAATTAGGTAAAATTTTATATGATGCTTGTGGATTAAAACGTTCTCAAGCGGACTTAGAATCCGCCATCGATACGATTCAAAAACTAAGAGAAGATTTTTTATCAGGAAATATAAAAGTTCCGAAAGACGTTTATTCTAAAAATGCAGAATTAGAAAAAGCGGGAAGAATGAAAGACTATCTAGAGTTAGCTGAGCTTATGTGTTTGGATGCACTATTGAGAGAAGAATCTTGTGGGGCACATTTTCGTATGGAACATCAAACAGCAGAGGGTGAGGCCAAAAGAGATGATAAAAACTTTCAATTTGTATCTTGTTTTGAATGGTCTGGAGATGTTTCTAATCCCATTTGGCACAAAGAAAGATTGGAATTTGAATCTTTTTTACCAAAAGATCGGGATTATAAATAA
- a CDS encoding TerC family protein, giving the protein MEILSDPTMWLALFTLTALEIVLGIDNIIFISILSSRLPKTKQKSARQLGLLLAMLTRILLLFSLSFIMKLTTPIFTILNHSISGRDIILILGGLFLIAKSTTEIHHKLEGEPELGEESGKKVSFTKVIVQIMILDIIFSLDSVITAVGMTDQLGVMIAAVILSVGFMLLSSGKISDFVDSHPTIKILALSFLILIGVALLGEGLELHIPKGYIYFAMCFSVIVEFLNMKLRSKPEKK; this is encoded by the coding sequence ATAGAAATTCTTTCTGATCCCACAATGTGGCTTGCCCTCTTTACATTAACTGCTTTGGAAATTGTCCTAGGCATTGATAACATTATTTTTATATCCATCCTATCTTCGCGGTTACCTAAAACCAAACAAAAGTCAGCAAGACAATTGGGTCTTTTACTGGCTATGTTAACTCGAATTCTTTTGTTATTTTCCCTTTCTTTCATTATGAAACTCACAACACCTATTTTTACGATCTTAAACCATTCTATCAGTGGCCGTGATATCATTTTGATTTTAGGAGGACTCTTTCTCATTGCCAAGTCAACTACGGAAATCCATCACAAACTGGAAGGAGAACCAGAGTTAGGTGAAGAATCCGGCAAAAAAGTTTCCTTTACCAAAGTCATTGTACAAATCATGATTTTGGATATTATTTTCTCTTTAGATTCAGTCATTACGGCAGTCGGGATGACTGACCAGTTAGGTGTGATGATCGCTGCAGTGATCTTATCTGTGGGATTTATGTTGTTATCCAGTGGGAAAATTTCTGATTTCGTAGACAGCCATCCAACCATCAAAATCCTTGCTCTTAGTTTTTTAATATTGATTGGGGTTGCCCTTCTCGGAGAAGGATTAGAACTTCATATTCCAAAAGGTTATATTTACTTTGCTATGTGTTTTTCTGTGATAGTAGAGTTTCTAAATATGAAACTCCGATCCAAACCTGAAAAAAAATAA